GTGACAGCGGATGATGTGGCCGAGATTGTCGCGAAGTGGACGGGTATTCCTGTAACGCGAATGCTCGAAGGCGAGCGCGAACGGCTCACTCGTCTCGAGAGTCTTCTCTCTGAGCGCGTGGTCGGACAGTCCGAGGCGGTGCAGGCGGTTGCGAACGCGGTCCGGAGATCGCGCGCAGGATTACAGGATCCCAATCGCCCGATCGGCTCTTTCATTTTTCTCGGGCCCACCGGGGTGGGGAAGACGGAGACGGCGCGCGCACTTGCGGAATTCCTGTTCGACGACGAACAGGCGATGGTCCGCATTGACATGTCCGAGTACATGGAGAAGCATGCAGTCGCGCGACTCATCGGAGCGCCGCCGGGATATGTGGGTTTCGAAGAGGGAGGGCAACTTACTGAAGCCGTGCGCCGACGACCGTATTCGGTGGTCCTGTTTGACGAGATCGAGAAGGCGCATCCAGACGTGTTCAACATCCTGTTGCAGATTCTGGACGACGGTCGCCTCACGGATTCGCAGGGCCGAACGGTGAACTTCCGGAACTCGGTTATCATCATGACGTCGAACATCGGCAGCGCGTTCATTCTCGAGCGCGGCACGGACGACTGGGCGCTTGTCGAGACCCAGGTCACCGAGATGCTACGCCAGCATTTCCGTCCCGAGTTTCTCAATCGTGTGGATGACGTCATCATATTCCGCCCGCTTGGCCGAGAGCAGATCGACCATATCATCGGTCTGCAGCTCGGGCGGTTCGACAAGCTTCTTGCGGATCGCAAGTTGACCATGCGACTGACGCCCGCGGCGCGCCAGTTGCTTGCTACTGAAGGTTACGACCCCGCGTTTGGCGCGCGCCCTTTGAAGAGAGCGATTCAGCGGATGGTTCAGAATCCACTCGCGCTTGCGGTTCTCGAGGGCCGGTTTGGTGAGGGGGATACGCTGGTTGGGGACATCGGCGACGACGGCCAGCTCGGGTTCACCAGCGCTGAGCTGGCGCCGTCGCCACACGACGGATGAGCAGCCCGAACGAGGACGACCGGCTGTCGCGGTTTACGACGGACGAGCAGTTCATGCGGAATGCCATTGCGATAGCGCATGATGGTGTCCGCCAGAACGAAGTGCCGGTTGGCGCGATTGTTGTGCGCGGGTCATCGATCGTGGCCGGTGCGAACAACAGGACCGTACGCGACCAGGATGCCACCGCGCACGCGGAGATGATCGCGATTCGAGAGGCATGCGCGTCGCTGGATCGGTGGAGGCTCGACGACTGCACCCTTTATGTCACGCTGGAACCCTGCGCCATGTGTGCGGGAGCGATCGTACTCGCGAGGATGAAGCGTGTGGTCTTTGGCGCGTGGGATGACAAGGCCGGGATGGCCGGATCGGTTGACGACATTCTGAGGCATCCACGCCTCAACCATTCGCCGGAAGTGCAGGGAGGTCTTCTCGACGACGATTGCGCGGTGATGCTCACGGATTTTTTCGAATCTAGGCGGTTGCCAGCAGAGCCGTAGCGGCTGATTGGTGACCTCGCGGCGGCGGCCTGAATC
The DNA window shown above is from Gemmatimonadaceae bacterium and carries:
- the tadA gene encoding tRNA adenosine(34) deaminase TadA — protein: MSSPNEDDRLSRFTTDEQFMRNAIAIAHDGVRQNEVPVGAIVVRGSSIVAGANNRTVRDQDATAHAEMIAIREACASLDRWRLDDCTLYVTLEPCAMCAGAIVLARMKRVVFGAWDDKAGMAGSVDDILRHPRLNHSPEVQGGLLDDDCAVMLTDFFESRRLPAEP